One Gloeobacter morelensis MG652769 DNA window includes the following coding sequences:
- a CDS encoding Coenzyme F420 hydrogenase/dehydrogenase, beta subunit C-terminal domain — protein sequence MTQAPIGPAYPLLQNRTCSNCGLCFHSQFEAHVEEICPFEDDRVSGREAQLHGRSRRLSGDELYFGVFRSMHAARLGTPRPDSQTGGAVSTLLERLLDSGKVEAVLTTRRNPDNTGTPVLVRNAAELAHTGGSRWDLAPILDLVPEVKRQGIRRLAVVGVGCQVSALRAIEAQLGLEKLYVVGLVCTDNMTFANWQRLIKTTSRSPLTVKKLEFMADFRIWFWHENGAIEKVSYFEMPMDKLRGCFPQACLSCFDQTNGLADLSVGYMAADIGWQWFLVRNEQGEALFNLLRDDLEIGRFTDRGNRTEAMKQILRYLGKPAITLPSLLAQLFTWQVEHFGPRGLEFARLAVENKQTRNWHYLKTHRPDKLKKLIPRHVQAMLDQYRLK from the coding sequence ATGACTCAAGCGCCGATTGGTCCTGCCTACCCGCTGCTGCAGAACCGCACCTGCAGCAATTGTGGTCTGTGCTTTCATTCCCAGTTCGAAGCGCACGTCGAGGAAATCTGCCCTTTCGAGGACGATCGGGTGAGTGGGCGCGAAGCGCAGTTGCACGGCCGTAGCCGCCGGTTGTCGGGCGACGAGCTGTACTTTGGGGTGTTCCGCTCGATGCACGCTGCCCGATTGGGCACGCCCCGTCCCGACAGCCAGACTGGCGGTGCTGTGAGCACCCTCCTGGAGCGGTTGCTCGATAGCGGCAAAGTCGAGGCGGTACTCACCACCCGCCGCAACCCCGACAACACCGGCACGCCGGTATTGGTGCGCAACGCGGCGGAGTTGGCGCACACCGGCGGCTCGCGCTGGGATCTAGCCCCAATTCTGGACCTGGTGCCCGAGGTCAAAAGACAAGGTATCCGTCGGCTGGCGGTAGTCGGCGTCGGTTGCCAGGTGAGTGCTTTGCGGGCCATTGAAGCACAACTGGGCCTTGAAAAGCTCTATGTGGTCGGTTTGGTGTGCACCGATAACATGACCTTCGCCAACTGGCAGCGCCTGATCAAGACCACCAGCCGCTCGCCCCTGACGGTCAAAAAGCTCGAATTTATGGCGGATTTTCGCATCTGGTTCTGGCACGAAAATGGTGCGATCGAGAAGGTGAGCTACTTCGAGATGCCCATGGACAAGCTTCGGGGCTGCTTTCCCCAGGCGTGCCTGTCCTGTTTCGATCAGACCAACGGCCTTGCGGATTTGAGCGTCGGGTATATGGCCGCCGACATCGGCTGGCAGTGGTTTCTTGTGCGTAATGAGCAGGGAGAAGCGCTTTTCAACCTGCTGCGAGACGATCTCGAAATCGGCCGGTTCACCGACCGCGGCAACCGCACCGAGGCGATGAAACAGATTCTGCGCTACCTGGGCAAACCGGCCATCACGCTGCCGAGTTTGCTGGCGCAGCTATTCACCTGGCAAGTCGAGCACTTCGGGCCGCGCGGCCTCGAATTTGCCCGCCTCGCCGTCGAAAACAAGCAGACGCGCAACTGGCACTACCTGAAGACGCACCGCCCGGACAAGCTTAAAAAACTGATCCCCCGCCACGTCCAGGCGATGCTTGATCAGTA
- the mdh gene encoding malate dehydrogenase encodes MAARSCRESKVSILGAGNVGTALAQRLIQGNLADVVLLDIVEGRPQGLALDLLEACGVEGRTCRITGTNDYARTAGSDVLVVAAGFARQPGMSRDDLLLTNTRIVFEVTQKAVTHSPEATVVVITNPLDAMSHVAWRASGLVPERVMGMAGVLDAARFETFIAWELGFSVRDIRAMVLGGHGDLMVPLPRYTTISGVPLTQLLSAARIDALIERTRTGGAEIVHLLKRGGAYYAPAAAAARMIETLLGDERRLLPVAAYLSGEYGLRDIHMGVPVILGRHGVERVVELTLETEEKAALCRSAHTIRASLDQIAHLMPANQPPSAV; translated from the coding sequence ATGGCCGCTCGTTCCTGCCGGGAAAGCAAAGTGTCGATCCTGGGTGCGGGCAATGTCGGAACCGCCCTTGCCCAACGGCTTATCCAGGGCAACCTCGCCGATGTGGTGCTGCTCGATATCGTCGAAGGCCGTCCCCAGGGGCTCGCCCTCGACCTGCTCGAAGCCTGCGGCGTCGAGGGACGCACTTGTCGGATCACCGGCACCAACGACTACGCCCGCACCGCCGGGTCGGACGTGCTGGTGGTGGCGGCCGGATTTGCCCGCCAGCCCGGCATGAGCCGCGACGACCTGCTGCTGACCAACACCCGCATCGTTTTTGAAGTGACGCAAAAGGCGGTCACCCACTCCCCGGAGGCGACCGTGGTGGTGATTACCAATCCCCTCGACGCGATGAGCCATGTTGCCTGGCGGGCGAGTGGTCTTGTCCCTGAACGGGTAATGGGCATGGCGGGGGTGCTCGATGCCGCCCGCTTCGAAACATTTATTGCCTGGGAACTGGGATTTTCGGTGCGCGATATCCGGGCGATGGTGTTGGGCGGCCATGGAGATCTGATGGTGCCGCTGCCTCGTTACACGACCATCTCGGGCGTTCCGCTGACGCAACTGTTGAGTGCCGCCCGGATCGACGCGCTGATTGAGCGCACCCGCACGGGCGGAGCTGAGATCGTCCATCTGCTCAAGCGCGGCGGTGCTTACTATGCCCCGGCCGCCGCCGCCGCCCGGATGATCGAGACTTTGTTGGGCGACGAACGGCGTCTGCTGCCGGTCGCCGCCTACCTGAGCGGTGAGTACGGTTTGAGGGACATCCACATGGGTGTGCCGGTCATCCTCGGCCGCCACGGTGTCGAGCGGGTGGTCGAGCTGACTCTGGAGACGGAGGAAAAAGCTGCGCTGTGCCGCTCCGCCCATACGATCCGCGCCAGCCTCGATCAGATTGCTCACCTGATGCCTGCAAACCAGCCGCCATCGGCGGTGTAA